A single genomic interval of Zingiber officinale cultivar Zhangliang chromosome 4A, Zo_v1.1, whole genome shotgun sequence harbors:
- the LOC121971790 gene encoding quinolinate synthase, chloroplastic-like, with amino-acid sequence MEAVALSSRFPNAATCPTCNHNPISHLLPLPRSARCRPHLPARPLAVRCLHTPNPIPAAPRPCSAVAYDRAAPPTPVGHRLGLLVDEFRSLPESLDRVKRLLACASSLPAFPESDRVPANRVMGCTAQVWLSVAMDGLGRMRFAADSDSEITKGFCACLISVLDGALPEEVLGMTPDDFGDLNVVGLSVRAPSRVNTWHNLLISMQKRTKALIAKEEGRPPVEPFPSLIIGADGIEAKGSYAEAQAMFLSPDGSKIQELVNVLRKKKIGVVAHFYMDPEVQGILTAAQKLWPHIHISDSLVMADSAVKMAEAGCDYITVLGVDFMSENVRAILDQAGFEKVGVYRMSSDIIGCSLADAAASPTYMHFLEAASNSPPSLHVIYINTSLETKAYVHELVPTITCTSSNVVKTILQAFAQIPYLNVWYGPDSYMGANIVELFRQMADMTDEEISRIHQDHNRDSIRSLLSRLFYYQDGNCIVHHLFGHEVVERIKELYCDAFLTAHFEVPGEMFSLAMEAKRRGMGIVGSTQNILDFIKAQLQEALDRDVDDHLQFVLGTESGMVTSIVAAVRDLLNSKRFSANIKVEIVFPVSSDSVSRTSPNGSQGLNYSIAYDHAKLAIVPGVTAGEGCSIHGGCASCPYMKMNSLRSLLSVCHQLPDKDNIIHAYEASRFNSSTPGGKSVADIGCEPILHMRHFQATGKLPEKLINQILHSA; translated from the exons ATGGAAGCGGTGGCTTTATCTAGTAGGTTCCCCAACGCCGCTACCTGCCCTACTTGCAACCACAACCCTATTTCTCACCTTCTGCCTCTTCCGCGTTCCGCCCGATGCCGCCCGCACCTGCCCGCTCGGCCTCTCGCCGTCCGCTGCCTTCACACCCCCAACCCCATCCCTGCCGCCCCTCGCCCCTGCTCCGCCGTGGCCTATGACCGCGCCGCGCCCCCCACCCCAGTCGGCCACCGCCTCGGCCTCCTCGTGGATGAGTTCCGCTCCCTTCCGGAGTCTCTCGATCGCGTCAAGCGCCTCCTCGCATGCGCCTCCTCCCTTCCGGCCTTCCCCGAGTCCGACCGCGTCCCCGCCAACCGTGTCATGGGCTGCACCGCCCAGGTCTGGCTCTCCGTGGCCATGGATGGCCTCGGCCGCATGAGGTTCGCCGCCGACTCCGATTCCGAGATAACCAAGGGTTTCTGCGCCTGCCTCATCTCAGTGCTCGATGGCGCGCTGCCCGAGGAGGTGTTGGGTATGACGCCGGACGATTTTGGAGATCTGAACGTGGTCGGGTTGTCGGTCCGGGCGCCCTCGAGGGTTAACACGTGGCACAATTTGCTGATTAGCATGCAGAAGAGGACCAAAGCTTTGATCGCTAAGGAAGAAGGTCGCCCGCCAGTTGAGCCATTTCCATCCTTGATCATTGGCGCTGATGGGATCGAGGCCAAGGGGAGCTACGCCGAAGCCCAG GCAATGTTCTTATCTCCTGATGGTTCAAAGATCCAAGAATTGGTGAATGTGctaagaaaaaagaaaattggGGTAGTAGCACACTTTTACATGGATCCAGAGGTTCAAGGCATTTTAACTGCAGCCCAAAAGTTGTGGCCCCACATTCACATATCTGATTCCTTGGTAATGGCAGATAGTGCTGTTAAGATGGCAGAAGCTGGATGTGACTATATCACAGTCCTTGGAGTGGACTTCATGTCTGAAAATGTTCGTGCAATACTTGATCAGGCTGGTTTTGAGAAG GTTGGTGTCTACAGAATGTCCAGCGACATAATTGGTTGCTCTTTAGCGGATGCAGCAGCTAGTCCAACATATATGCATTTTCTGGAGGCAGCATCAAATTCACCTCCTTCGTTACATGTGATTTACATAAATACTTCCTTGGAGACAAAGGCTTATGTACATGAGCTAGTGCCAACAATCACTTGTACTTCATCTAATGTTGTCAAGACTATATTGCAG gcATTTGCTCAGATACCATATTTGAATGTTTGGTATGGTCCTGATTCCTACATGGGAGCAAACATTGTGGAGTTGTTTCGTCAAATGGCTGACATGACAGATGAAGAGATATCAAGAATACATCAAGATCACAATAGAGACTCTATAAGATCCTTACTAAGCAGGCTTTTCTACTATCAG GATGGTAACTGCATTGTGCACCATCTCTTTGGTCATGAAGTTGTGGAGAGGATAAAAGAACTTTATTGTGATGCTTTTCTAACAGCTCATTTTGAAGTCCCTGGAGAAATGTTTTCTTTGGCAATGgaagcaaagaggagaggaatggGAATCGTAGGCTCCACCCAGaacattttagattttattaaagCTCAGTTACAGGAAGCTTTGGATAGAGATGTTGATGATCATCTGCAGTTTGTACTAGGAACTGAATCAGGAATGGTGACTTCCATAGTTGCTGCAGTTCGTGATCTCCTGAATTCAAAGAGATTCAGTGCCAATATCAAAGTCGAGATTGTTTTCCCTGTCTCATCAGATTCAGTATCAAGGACTTCTCCAAATGGTTCTCAGGGTCTAAATTATTCTATAGCATACGATCATGCCAAACTTGCTATTGTTCCTGGTGTAACAGCGGGTGAAGGTTGCTCTATCCATGGAGGTTGTGCTTCTTGTCCATATATGAAG